One Mycobacterium marseillense DNA window includes the following coding sequences:
- a CDS encoding MFS transporter, whose product MQSSAPVEIWRSVRGLPDFWRLLQVRMASQFGDGLFQAALAGALLFNPDRAADPLSIARAFTVLFLPYSLLGPFAGALMDRWDRRLVLVGANAGRLILIAAIGTILAVRAGDLPLLLGALFANGLARFVGSGLSASLPHVVPREQVVTMNSVATAIGAIAAFVGANFMLVPRFIFGASDKGASAIVFITAIPVSMALLLSWRFGARVLGPDDTRRAIHGPVLYAVVTGWLHGARTVAQRPTVGATLSGLASHRMVVGINSLLVLLLVHHMPDADGGGFGTALLFFGAAGLGAFLANLLTPPAIRRWGRYATANGALAASAIIEVAGAQLLVPVMVACGFLLGVTGQVVKLCADTAIQMDVDDALRGHVFAVQDALFWVAFIVAITVAGMLIPDDGHAPAFALFGSVLYLVGLAVHSFVGRRSEPANDR is encoded by the coding sequence ATGCAGTCCAGCGCACCCGTCGAAATCTGGCGGTCGGTGCGCGGTTTGCCAGATTTTTGGCGGCTGCTGCAGGTGCGCATGGCGAGCCAGTTCGGTGACGGCCTGTTTCAGGCGGCGCTGGCCGGAGCGCTCCTGTTCAACCCGGATCGAGCTGCTGACCCGCTTTCCATCGCGCGCGCCTTCACGGTCCTGTTCTTGCCCTACTCGCTGCTGGGACCGTTCGCTGGGGCACTGATGGATCGCTGGGACCGCCGGCTCGTCCTCGTCGGGGCCAACGCGGGCCGGTTGATCCTGATCGCCGCCATCGGCACGATTCTGGCGGTCCGGGCCGGCGACCTGCCGCTGCTGCTGGGCGCGTTGTTCGCCAACGGCTTAGCCCGATTCGTCGGGTCCGGGCTCTCAGCGTCGCTGCCGCACGTGGTGCCGCGCGAGCAGGTGGTGACGATGAACTCGGTGGCCACCGCCATCGGGGCCATCGCGGCGTTCGTCGGCGCAAACTTCATGCTCGTGCCGCGGTTCATCTTCGGCGCCAGCGACAAGGGCGCCTCGGCGATCGTCTTCATCACCGCGATTCCCGTATCGATGGCGTTGCTGCTGTCCTGGCGGTTCGGTGCGCGCGTGCTGGGCCCCGACGACACCCGGCGCGCAATCCACGGACCGGTCCTCTACGCGGTAGTCACCGGCTGGCTGCACGGCGCGCGCACGGTGGCGCAGCGCCCGACCGTCGGCGCCACGCTGTCCGGCCTGGCCTCGCACCGGATGGTGGTCGGCATCAACTCGCTGCTGGTCCTGCTGCTGGTCCATCACATGCCCGATGCGGACGGTGGGGGGTTCGGCACCGCGCTGCTGTTCTTCGGCGCGGCGGGCTTGGGCGCCTTTTTGGCCAACCTGCTGACCCCGCCCGCGATCCGTCGCTGGGGGCGTTATGCCACGGCCAACGGGGCGTTGGCGGCCTCGGCGATCATCGAGGTCGCCGGCGCCCAGCTGCTGGTCCCGGTCATGGTGGCGTGCGGCTTTTTGCTCGGCGTGACGGGTCAGGTGGTCAAGCTTTGCGCGGACACAGCCATCCAGATGGATGTGGATGACGCGCTGCGCGGACACGTGTTCGCCGTGCAGGATGCGCTGTTCTGGGTGGCGTTCATCGTCGCGATCACCGTGGCCGGGATGTTGATCCCCGACGATGGACACGCACCCGCGTTCGCGCTGTTCGGCTCGGTGCTCTACCTAGTCGGCCTGGCGGTGCACAGCTTCGTCGGGCGCCGCAGCGAGCCGGCGAATGATCGCTAA
- a CDS encoding amino acid ABC transporter ATP-binding protein codes for MSSSVVGRSSVSLACNGIHKTLGGTTVLRGVDIEVPAGSTAAVIGPSGSGKSTLLRTLNRLHEPDGGDILLDGRSVLKDDPDELRQRIGMVFQHFNLFPHRTVLDNVALAPRKLRRLPVDQARDLALTQLDRVGLKHKAGARPGMLSGGQQQRVAIARALAMSPQVMFFDEATSALDPEMVKGILELIADLGADGMTMVVVTHEIGFARSASDAVVFMDHGKVVESGPPEQIFEAAETERLQRFLSQVL; via the coding sequence GTGAGCTCCAGCGTCGTCGGCCGGTCGTCAGTCTCCTTGGCGTGCAATGGTATTCACAAAACCCTGGGCGGCACCACGGTGCTCCGCGGTGTGGATATCGAGGTCCCGGCGGGCAGCACGGCAGCCGTCATCGGGCCGTCCGGGTCGGGCAAGTCGACGCTGCTGCGCACACTCAACCGCTTGCATGAGCCGGACGGCGGCGACATCCTGCTCGACGGCAGGTCGGTGCTCAAGGACGATCCCGACGAGCTCCGCCAGCGGATCGGCATGGTGTTCCAGCATTTCAATCTCTTTCCGCACCGCACCGTGCTGGACAACGTCGCGCTGGCGCCGCGCAAGTTACGGCGTCTGCCCGTCGACCAGGCCCGCGACCTGGCGCTGACGCAACTGGACCGAGTTGGCCTGAAACACAAGGCCGGTGCCCGCCCCGGCATGCTGTCGGGTGGTCAGCAACAGCGGGTGGCGATCGCCCGCGCGCTGGCGATGTCGCCGCAGGTGATGTTTTTCGACGAAGCGACCTCGGCGCTGGATCCCGAAATGGTCAAGGGAATTCTGGAACTCATTGCCGACCTCGGTGCCGATGGCATGACAATGGTTGTCGTGACCCACGAAATAGGTTTCGCCCGGTCGGCATCCGATGCGGTGGTATTCATGGATCACGGCAAGGTGGTGGAATCGGGACCTCCCGAGCAGATATTCGAAGCGGCCGAGACCGAACGGCTGCAGCGGTTTTTGTCCCAAGTGCTTTGA
- a CDS encoding TIGR03084 family metal-binding protein: MTGPTPMVEDLRAESDALDALVAPLPPERWADPTPAPGWTIAHQIGHLLWTDRVALIAVTDEPGFAEVLAGAAADPTGFVDEGAEELAALAPAQLLADWRATRRRLHEELLGVAAGRKLPWFGPPMSAASMATARLMETWAHGLDVADALGVTRPATDRLRSIAHLGVRTRDFAFAVNNLAPPAEPFLVELSGPGGDTWSWGPPEAEQRVSGSAEDFCFLVTQRRPLSSLDITAQGAEAQRWLEIAQAFAGPPGPGR; encoded by the coding sequence ATGACCGGTCCCACACCCATGGTCGAGGACCTGCGCGCCGAAAGCGATGCGCTCGACGCCCTGGTCGCACCGTTGCCGCCCGAGCGCTGGGCCGACCCGACGCCCGCACCCGGCTGGACCATCGCGCACCAGATCGGGCACCTGCTGTGGACCGACCGGGTTGCCCTGATCGCGGTGACCGACGAGCCCGGCTTCGCCGAAGTGCTGGCCGGTGCGGCCGCCGACCCGACGGGCTTCGTCGATGAGGGCGCCGAAGAACTCGCGGCGCTGGCGCCGGCCCAGCTGCTCGCCGACTGGCGCGCCACCCGCCGCCGGTTGCACGAGGAGCTGCTCGGGGTCGCCGCCGGTCGCAAACTCCCGTGGTTCGGGCCACCGATGAGTGCGGCATCGATGGCCACGGCGCGGCTGATGGAGACGTGGGCGCACGGTCTCGACGTCGCCGACGCCCTGGGCGTCACGCGGCCCGCGACCGACCGGCTACGGTCGATCGCTCACCTCGGGGTGCGCACCCGCGATTTCGCCTTTGCCGTCAACAATCTGGCGCCCCCAGCCGAGCCGTTCCTGGTCGAGCTGAGCGGACCCGGCGGTGACACCTGGTCGTGGGGACCCCCGGAGGCTGAGCAGCGGGTCAGCGGCTCGGCGGAGGATTTCTGCTTCCTTGTCACTCAACGGCGCCCGTTGAGCAGCCTCGACATCACGGCCCAGGGCGCCGAGGCGCAGCGCTGGTTGGAAATCGCGCAGGCTTTCGCGGGACCGCCCGGCCCCGGGCGGTGA
- a CDS encoding MarR family winged helix-turn-helix transcriptional regulator — protein MADSESNPAEVAELAEGLHRALSKLFAMLRRGDPSGAAAGELTLAQLSILVTLLDQGPIRMTDLAAHERVRTPTTTVAIRRLEKVGLVKRSRDPSDLRAVLVDITPRGRAVHGESLANRRAALAAMLSQLPPDDLDTLMKALAPLERLASGDPTSGPAGVPPARKEA, from the coding sequence ATGGCAGACAGCGAATCGAACCCGGCCGAGGTTGCCGAGCTCGCCGAAGGTTTGCACCGCGCGCTGTCCAAATTGTTTGCCATGCTCCGGCGTGGGGACCCCAGCGGGGCCGCGGCCGGCGAATTGACCCTGGCGCAGCTGTCGATCCTGGTCACCTTGCTCGATCAGGGCCCGATCCGGATGACCGATCTGGCGGCGCACGAACGGGTGCGGACCCCTACCACGACCGTGGCGATCCGCCGGCTCGAGAAGGTGGGGCTGGTCAAGCGTTCCCGCGACCCGTCCGACCTGCGGGCGGTCCTGGTCGACATCACCCCGCGCGGTCGAGCCGTCCACGGTGAATCGCTGGCCAACCGTCGCGCGGCCCTGGCCGCCATGCTCAGCCAGCTCCCCCCCGACGACCTCGACACCCTGATGAAGGCGCTGGCACCGCTGGAGCGGTTGGCCTCCGGCGACCCGACATCCGGCCCGGCCGGCGTGCCGCCCGCCCGCAAGGAAGCCTGA
- the leuS gene encoding leucine--tRNA ligase, with amino-acid sequence MTESPTTSPGAGAGAVQPDSDAPPHRYTAALAGRIEGTWQGNWARLGTFNVPNPVGSLAPADGSPVPDDKLFVQDMFPYPSGEGLHVGHPLGYIATDVYARYFRMTGRNVLHALGFDAFGLPAEQYAVQTGTHPRTRTEANVVNFRRQLGRLGLGHDSRRSFSTTDVEFYKWTQWIFLQIYNAWFDTAANKARPIAELVAEFESGARRLEDGRDWATLSVGERADVIDGHRLVYRADSMVNWCPGLGTVLANEEVTADGRSDRGNFPVFRKRLRQWMMRITAYSDRLLDDLEVLDWPEPVKTMQRNWIGRSAGAKALFSATKSDGATVDIEVFTTRPDTLFGATYLVLAPEHDLVDELVAAAWPDGTDPRWTYRAATPGEAVDAYRKAIASKSDLERQESKAKTGVFLGSYATNPTNGKPVPIFIADYVLAGYGTGAIMAVPGHDQRDWDFAHEFGLPIVEVIAGGDISESAYAGDGVLVNSGYLDGLDVAAAKEAITARLESEGRGRARIEFKLRDWLFARQRYWGEPFPIVYDSDGRAHALDEAALPVELPDVPDYSPVLFDPDDAGSEPSPPLAKATEWVHVELDLGDGLKPYSRDTNVMPQWAGSSWYELRYTDPHNSERFCAKENEAYWMGPRPAEHGPQDPGGVDLYVGGAEHAVLHLLYARFWHKVLYDLGHVSSREPYRRLVNQGYIQAFAYTDARGAYVPAEEVVERDGGFVYPGPRGDIEVFQEFGKIGKSLKNSISPDEICDDYGADTLRVYEMSMGPLEASRPWATKDVVGAHRFLQRVWRLVVDEETGETRVLDGPAQELATDTLRVLHRTIAGVAEDYAALRNNTAAAKLIEYTNHLTKEHRDAVPRAAAEPLVLMLAPLAPHLAEELWLRLGHTTSLAHGPFPMVDPAFLVDDTVEYPVQVNGKVRGRVTVAADADHDTLKAAALADEKVQAFLAGANPRKVIVVPGRLVNLVV; translated from the coding sequence GTGACCGAATCCCCGACCACTTCGCCAGGCGCCGGCGCCGGCGCCGTCCAGCCGGACTCCGACGCGCCGCCCCACCGTTACACCGCGGCGCTGGCGGGCCGGATCGAGGGCACGTGGCAGGGCAACTGGGCGAGGCTGGGGACGTTCAACGTGCCCAACCCGGTCGGATCGCTGGCCCCGGCAGACGGGTCCCCGGTCCCGGACGACAAGTTGTTCGTGCAGGACATGTTTCCCTACCCGTCGGGGGAGGGACTGCACGTCGGCCACCCGCTGGGCTATATCGCGACGGACGTCTACGCCCGCTATTTCCGGATGACGGGCCGCAATGTGTTGCACGCATTAGGTTTTGACGCGTTCGGGCTCCCCGCCGAGCAATACGCCGTGCAGACCGGCACCCACCCGCGCACCCGCACCGAGGCCAACGTCGTGAACTTCCGGCGCCAGCTCGGCCGCCTGGGACTCGGCCACGACAGCCGGCGCAGCTTCTCCACCACCGACGTCGAGTTCTACAAGTGGACGCAGTGGATCTTCCTGCAGATCTACAACGCCTGGTTCGACACTGCCGCCAACAAGGCCCGGCCCATCGCCGAGTTGGTCGCCGAATTCGAGTCCGGGGCGCGCCGTCTCGAGGACGGGCGGGACTGGGCCACGTTGTCGGTGGGGGAGCGCGCCGACGTGATCGATGGCCACCGACTGGTCTACCGGGCGGACTCGATGGTGAACTGGTGCCCCGGGCTGGGCACCGTGCTGGCTAACGAAGAGGTCACCGCCGACGGCCGCAGCGACCGCGGCAATTTCCCGGTGTTCCGGAAGCGGTTGCGGCAGTGGATGATGCGCATCACCGCTTACTCCGACCGGCTGCTTGACGACCTCGAAGTGCTGGACTGGCCGGAGCCGGTCAAAACCATGCAGCGCAACTGGATCGGACGGTCCGCCGGGGCCAAGGCGCTGTTTTCGGCGACCAAGTCGGACGGCGCGACGGTCGACATCGAGGTGTTCACCACCCGTCCCGACACGCTCTTCGGCGCCACCTATCTGGTGCTGGCGCCCGAGCACGACCTGGTCGACGAGTTGGTGGCCGCGGCCTGGCCCGACGGGACCGATCCGCGCTGGACGTATCGCGCCGCGACGCCCGGCGAAGCGGTCGACGCCTACCGGAAGGCGATCGCCTCGAAGTCGGACCTCGAGCGCCAGGAGAGCAAGGCAAAGACCGGCGTCTTCTTGGGCAGCTACGCCACCAATCCCACCAACGGCAAACCCGTGCCGATCTTCATCGCCGACTACGTCCTGGCCGGATACGGCACCGGGGCGATCATGGCCGTCCCCGGCCACGACCAGCGCGACTGGGACTTCGCCCACGAGTTCGGTCTGCCGATCGTGGAAGTCATTGCCGGCGGGGACATTTCGGAATCCGCCTACGCCGGCGACGGGGTGCTGGTCAACTCCGGATACCTCGACGGCCTGGACGTGGCGGCGGCCAAGGAAGCGATCACCGCCCGCCTGGAATCCGAAGGCCGGGGCCGCGCGCGCATCGAATTCAAGTTGCGGGACTGGCTTTTCGCCCGCCAGCGGTACTGGGGCGAACCGTTCCCGATCGTCTACGACAGCGACGGGCGCGCGCACGCCCTCGACGAAGCCGCGCTGCCGGTCGAGCTGCCCGACGTGCCGGACTACTCGCCCGTGCTGTTCGACCCCGACGACGCCGGCAGCGAGCCCTCGCCGCCGTTGGCCAAGGCCACGGAGTGGGTGCACGTCGAGCTGGATCTCGGCGACGGCCTCAAGCCCTACAGCCGCGACACCAACGTGATGCCGCAGTGGGCGGGCAGCTCCTGGTATGAGCTGCGCTACACCGACCCGCACAACTCGGAGCGGTTCTGCGCCAAGGAAAACGAAGCCTACTGGATGGGCCCGCGGCCGGCCGAGCACGGCCCGCAAGATCCCGGCGGCGTCGACCTGTACGTCGGCGGCGCCGAGCACGCGGTGCTGCACCTGCTCTATGCGCGGTTCTGGCACAAGGTTCTCTACGACCTGGGCCACGTCAGTTCGCGGGAGCCGTACCGCCGGCTGGTCAACCAGGGCTACATCCAGGCCTTCGCCTACACCGACGCGCGCGGAGCGTATGTCCCGGCAGAAGAGGTGGTCGAACGTGACGGCGGCTTCGTCTACCCGGGGCCCCGGGGAGACATCGAGGTCTTTCAGGAATTCGGCAAAATCGGTAAGAGCCTGAAGAATTCGATCTCGCCCGACGAGATCTGCGACGACTACGGCGCCGACACGCTGCGGGTCTACGAGATGTCGATGGGCCCGCTGGAGGCGTCCCGGCCCTGGGCGACCAAGGACGTCGTGGGGGCCCACCGCTTCCTGCAGCGCGTGTGGCGGCTGGTGGTCGACGAAGAGACCGGCGAGACGCGGGTGCTCGACGGGCCTGCGCAGGAGCTGGCCACCGACACGCTGCGGGTGCTGCACCGCACCATCGCCGGGGTCGCGGAAGACTATGCCGCACTGCGCAATAACACGGCGGCGGCCAAGCTGATCGAGTACACCAACCACCTCACCAAGGAGCACCGGGACGCGGTGCCCCGCGCGGCGGCCGAGCCGCTGGTGTTGATGCTGGCGCCCCTGGCTCCGCACCTGGCCGAGGAGTTGTGGCTGCGACTCGGCCACACCACCTCGCTGGCACACGGGCCATTCCCGATGGTCGACCCGGCGTTTCTCGTCGACGATACGGTGGAGTATCCGGTGCAGGTGAACGGCAAGGTGCGTGGACGCGTGACGGTCGCCGCCGATGCCGACCATGACACCCTGAAGGCCGCCGCGCTGGCCGACGAGAAGGTCCAGGCGTTCCTGGCGGGCGCCAACCCGCGCAAGGTGATCGTGGTGCCCGGCCGGCTGGTCAATCTGGTCGTGTAG
- a CDS encoding YqgE/AlgH family protein has protein sequence MPPPEDPEDYVAPAAQRVRAGTLLLANTDLLEPTFRRSVIYIVEHNDGGTLGVVLNRASETAVYNVLPQWTDLSAKPKTMFIGGPVKRDAALCLATLRVGADPQDVPGLRHVDGRVVMVDLDADPDAIAPLVEGVRIFAGYSGWTIGQLEGEIERDDWIVLSALPSDVLVGPRSDLWGHVLRRQPLPLSLLATHPIDISRN, from the coding sequence GTGCCGCCGCCGGAGGACCCAGAGGACTATGTCGCACCCGCCGCGCAACGGGTGCGTGCGGGCACTTTGCTGCTCGCCAACACCGACCTTCTGGAACCGACGTTTCGGCGCAGCGTGATCTACATCGTCGAGCACAACGATGGCGGCACGTTGGGTGTGGTGCTCAACCGCGCCAGCGAAACCGCGGTGTACAACGTGCTGCCCCAGTGGACCGACCTATCGGCGAAGCCGAAGACGATGTTCATCGGTGGCCCGGTGAAGCGTGACGCCGCGCTGTGCCTGGCGACGTTGCGCGTCGGCGCCGATCCGCAAGACGTGCCGGGCTTGCGGCATGTGGACGGCCGGGTGGTGATGGTCGATTTGGACGCCGACCCCGACGCGATCGCACCACTGGTGGAGGGCGTGCGGATTTTCGCCGGGTACTCCGGCTGGACCATTGGTCAGCTCGAAGGCGAGATCGAACGCGACGACTGGATTGTCTTGTCCGCCTTGCCATCCGACGTTCTCGTCGGGCCGAGGTCAGATTTGTGGGGCCACGTTCTGCGCCGGCAGCCGCTGCCGCTTTCGCTGCTCGCGACCCACCCGATCGACATCAGCCGAAACTAG
- a CDS encoding DUF2710 family protein: protein MVSGSGSRANLSDKDLVESVLRELSEAADKWEALVAQAEAVTYSVDLGDVYAVTNSDGRLIKLTLHPGVMAGYGHGELADRLNLAITALREEAEAENRASYGGPLH, encoded by the coding sequence CTGGTGTCGGGTTCGGGCAGTCGCGCGAATCTCAGCGATAAGGATCTGGTCGAGTCGGTTCTTCGGGAACTGAGCGAAGCGGCCGATAAATGGGAAGCCCTGGTGGCGCAGGCCGAGGCGGTCACCTACAGCGTCGATCTGGGCGACGTGTACGCCGTGACGAATTCCGACGGTCGACTGATCAAGCTGACTTTGCATCCCGGCGTGATGGCCGGGTACGGCCACGGCGAGTTGGCCGACAGGCTGAACCTGGCGATCACGGCGCTGCGCGAAGAGGCCGAGGCGGAGAACCGGGCGAGTTACGGCGGTCCCCTGCACTGA
- a CDS encoding LpqN/LpqT family lipoprotein, translating to MIDIVPVHRALLGGMVAGLMGLAVVASGTASAEPLPPAPVPVPAVPAQAPQNLGPELVPPSRYLAAPQAATPLAPSATAGTPGAATPAAAAPAAAPAPAPAPAPIPATSGTIREFLQSKGVKLEAQKPQNFKALDITLPVPARWTQVPDPNVPDAFAVIADRRGSSIYSSNAQVVVYKLVGDFDPKEAITHGYVDSQKLLAWQPTNASMADFGGFPSSIVEGTYRDGDMTLNTSRRHVIATSGPDKYLVSLAVTTDRAVSVADAPATDAIINGFRVAAPGAPAPAPAQAPAASPVGRPAQPPAAPVPATAPAGPAAPVAPAAPAAPVAPAAPVAPVAPVAPTAPVVPAPATAPLVPLAQTTPAAPARLPAQTPVPNQQHTPSLLAMVPGLPPLPNFSFLQH from the coding sequence ATGATTGACATCGTCCCCGTCCACCGGGCACTTCTCGGCGGCATGGTCGCCGGCCTGATGGGTTTGGCGGTTGTTGCGAGCGGCACGGCATCGGCGGAACCGTTGCCTCCTGCGCCGGTCCCGGTTCCCGCCGTCCCCGCGCAGGCGCCACAGAACCTCGGGCCCGAGCTGGTGCCTCCGAGCAGATACCTCGCCGCGCCCCAGGCGGCCACTCCCCTCGCGCCGTCGGCCACCGCCGGGACCCCGGGGGCGGCGACGCCCGCCGCGGCCGCTCCGGCTGCCGCGCCGGCGCCGGCTCCCGCCCCGGCACCCATTCCCGCGACCTCCGGCACGATCCGTGAATTCCTGCAGTCGAAGGGTGTCAAGCTCGAGGCGCAAAAGCCGCAGAACTTCAAGGCGCTCGACATCACCTTGCCGGTGCCGGCCCGCTGGACCCAGGTGCCCGACCCGAACGTGCCGGATGCGTTCGCGGTCATCGCCGATCGGCGCGGTAGCAGCATCTATTCCTCGAATGCCCAGGTGGTGGTGTACAAGCTGGTCGGCGATTTCGATCCGAAAGAGGCGATCACGCACGGCTACGTCGACAGCCAGAAGCTGCTGGCGTGGCAGCCCACCAACGCCTCGATGGCCGATTTCGGGGGCTTCCCGTCATCGATCGTCGAGGGCACCTACCGCGACGGGGACATGACGCTGAACACGTCGCGGCGCCACGTCATCGCCACGTCGGGTCCCGACAAGTACCTCGTCTCGCTCGCGGTGACCACCGATCGCGCGGTCAGCGTCGCCGACGCACCGGCCACAGACGCGATCATCAACGGCTTCCGGGTCGCCGCCCCGGGCGCGCCCGCTCCGGCACCGGCCCAAGCGCCCGCCGCATCTCCGGTCGGGCGGCCCGCCCAGCCGCCGGCCGCTCCGGTCCCCGCCACCGCTCCGGCTGGCCCGGCCGCCCCGGTCGCTCCAGCCGCCCCGGCCGCTCCGGTTGCCCCTGCTGCCCCCGTCGCTCCGGTTGCTCCGGTTGCTCCGACCGCTCCTGTCGTCCCGGCACCCGCGACGGCTCCGTTGGTGCCGCTCGCGCAGACGACTCCCGCGGCCCCGGCCCGGCTCCCCGCGCAGACGCCGGTACCCAACCAGCAGCACACGCCCAGCCTGCTGGCCATGGTGCCGGGCCTGCCGCCGCTGCCGAACTTCTCGTTCCTGCAGCACTGA
- a CDS encoding SDR family oxidoreductase, whose amino-acid sequence MPNALITGAGRGIGTAIATALAPTHTLLLAGRPSDRLDAVAERLDATTFPLDLTDGGDIEAACEIVDELDVLVHNAGLSIPGKVAESHVDEWRATFAVNVFGPVELTLALLPALRRARGQVIFINSGAGRNVSPGMASYSASKFAIRAFADSLRNDEPELRVTTIYPGRTDTDMQRELIEFEGGSYDPAKFLKPETVAAAVANVVATPRDGHVHEVVLRPAGR is encoded by the coding sequence ATGCCCAATGCACTCATCACCGGCGCCGGCCGCGGGATCGGCACGGCGATCGCCACGGCGCTGGCGCCCACGCACACCCTGCTGCTGGCCGGCCGCCCGTCCGACCGGCTCGACGCGGTCGCCGAGCGGCTCGATGCCACCACGTTTCCGCTGGACCTGACCGACGGGGGCGATATCGAGGCCGCCTGTGAAATCGTGGACGAACTCGACGTGCTGGTGCACAACGCGGGGTTGTCGATCCCGGGGAAGGTCGCCGAATCCCACGTCGACGAGTGGCGGGCCACCTTCGCTGTCAACGTCTTTGGGCCGGTGGAACTTACGCTGGCACTGTTGCCCGCGCTGCGACGCGCGCGCGGCCAGGTCATCTTCATCAACTCGGGCGCGGGGCGCAACGTCTCGCCCGGCATGGCGTCCTATTCGGCCAGCAAGTTCGCCATCCGCGCCTTCGCGGACTCCCTGCGCAACGACGAGCCGGAGCTGCGTGTCACCACAATCTATCCGGGCCGCACCGACACAGACATGCAGCGCGAACTCATCGAATTCGAAGGCGGAAGCTACGATCCCGCCAAGTTCCTGAAGCCGGAAACCGTTGCGGCCGCGGTCGCCAACGTGGTGGCCACCCCGCGCGACGGGCACGTCCACGAGGTGGTGCTTCGGCCGGCCGGACGGTAG